From a region of the Tenggerimyces flavus genome:
- a CDS encoding class I SAM-dependent methyltransferase, translated as MDGGDPDGWSDVAADWSALWGSFPRPVWERFVAVAAVGAGTSVLDAGCGSGELLAYLASGGALVAGLEPAPGMAALARLRVPGAEIREASLDEIPWPDGSFEVATAVNALQFAEDGLRELRRVTRPGGRVAIANWAEAARNDVDVLEAAIAAAREEDVLPGGPLREAGGLASAFEEAGLKVVEDAVIDLEWAVPDDTTLVRGILLGEDAATMTELTPVVLTAARPFRTSAGGYRLRNAFRYAVGVA; from the coding sequence ATGGACGGCGGCGACCCGGACGGCTGGTCCGACGTCGCCGCGGACTGGTCGGCCTTGTGGGGCTCGTTTCCGCGCCCGGTGTGGGAACGGTTCGTCGCCGTGGCCGCGGTCGGCGCGGGGACGTCGGTGTTGGACGCGGGCTGTGGGAGCGGCGAGCTGCTCGCGTACCTGGCCTCGGGAGGCGCGCTGGTGGCGGGCCTCGAACCCGCGCCCGGCATGGCAGCGCTCGCCCGACTGAGGGTGCCAGGGGCGGAGATCCGGGAGGCGTCGCTGGACGAGATCCCCTGGCCGGACGGCTCGTTCGAGGTGGCGACGGCGGTGAACGCGCTGCAGTTCGCCGAGGACGGGCTACGTGAGCTGCGCCGGGTGACCCGGCCGGGTGGGCGCGTGGCGATCGCGAACTGGGCCGAGGCCGCGCGCAACGACGTCGACGTCCTGGAGGCGGCGATCGCGGCGGCGCGGGAGGAGGACGTGCTGCCCGGCGGGCCGTTGCGGGAGGCGGGTGGGCTCGCCTCGGCGTTCGAGGAGGCCGGGCTGAAGGTCGTCGAGGACGCCGTGATCGACCTGGAGTGGGCCGTGCCGGACGACACCACACTCGTGCGCGGCATCCTGCTCGGCGAGGACGCCGCGACGATGACCGAGCTGACACCGGTGGTGCTGACGGCGGCGCGCCCGTTCCGTACGTCTGCCGGCGGCTACCGGCTGCGCAACGCCTTCCGCTACGCCGTCGGCGTGGCCTAG